TATGAGTTTCCTCATATTTTTTCTGAAGTTCCGCTATATAACTGATAAAAAGCTGATTAAACTTATCCAGTTTCTTTTTAGCCGAATAATAATTTAAACGTAGTAATTCAGAAGGGATATAGATATTTCCTCCCCCCAATGAAGCCGCCGTGGCACTATCCTTACCTCCCGTCGCCTTAAATAAACGATCTTTCAAAGCCAGCACTTCCTCAAAGTTTTCCTCTTGATCGGCTTGTGCCGTCTTTTGAACGCTAGCACTCAAGAAAGTACAAATCGCTTTATTCACGGCAGTAGAATGTTTTTTGTCCTTCGCCGGATTGACAGCCTCCGCACAAGCCGCATCCACCAAGCGGTTGGCTAATTTCTTGTCGAAAACCGTGATTTTGGCAATACGAGGAACATTGACAGAATCCAATAAATGAGCATCGTCCACCAATGCAAAATAATCAAGTAATACATCGCTACAATCCAATCCGGATTTGTCTTTCAATATAAAATACTGATTCAAAAATTCTTTATCCCGGTTGCCTTCCTCGTATTTTTTCATGTATTTCTTCAATTCCGGTTGTGCGGCAAACGCATCCACGGCCTTCTCGCCTTCCTTGATAAACATATCCACGGTTTTACCGCCCAGGAAACGATAAACCAATTCCCCGTCCCCATTAACAAAAAGGAACGTGGGATAAGCAGATACTCCAAATGTTTTCGCAACCATTTTCCCGTCTTCACTCTTTTCTGCATCCAATTGCAAATTCAAAAAATGAGCGTTATAATATTCGCCGACTTTAGCTTGCGGGAATACATTATCCGCCATGTGCTTACAAGGTCCACACCATGAGGTATATATATCTATAAATACCAGTTTATTCTGTTTTTTCGCCATTTCCAGTACCTCTGCATAACGCCCCTTTTGGAAGTCGATCCCCTGTGAAAACACGGTTAAACCAGTGATTAAAATCGTCACTAACAATACTAATTTTTTCATCTTACAATCCCTTTAGTTTATGTCCAATACTATTGTATATTTTTTATTCCTCTCAAAATCACAATTATAAAGCAACAAGAAATCCTCTGCCACGGCAACTTCCCATTTCTGTCCCCCCGCCAAACACGGGTTATTTACACGTTTCGGGAAATAATAGGCAAACGGAATATCCGTCACGTGTTCCTGTTTCAATTTTCCTCCTCTCATCAATCCTCCGTCAAAATATTCATTGGTCGTGATCGTCACGAAACATTGTTTCCCTTTTATCTTGAAATCTACACGGA
The window above is part of the Butyricimonas paravirosa genome. Proteins encoded here:
- a CDS encoding thioredoxin family protein, with the protein product MKKLVLLVTILITGLTVFSQGIDFQKGRYAEVLEMAKKQNKLVFIDIYTSWCGPCKHMADNVFPQAKVGEYYNAHFLNLQLDAEKSEDGKMVAKTFGVSAYPTFLFVNGDGELVYRFLGGKTVDMFIKEGEKAVDAFAAQPELKKYMKKYEEGNRDKEFLNQYFILKDKSGLDCSDVLLDYFALVDDAHLLDSVNVPRIAKITVFDKKLANRLVDAACAEAVNPAKDKKHSTAVNKAICTFLSASVQKTAQADQEENFEEVLALKDRLFKATGGKDSATAASLGGGNIYIPSELLRLNYYSAKKKLDKFNQLFISYIAELQKKYEETHKEKIAMLKAMEAKLKEAKESGNEEEYQAARKLNAMMFAFSSIDDYYTSTSMVENVERYEEIYTGEKDAAYKDRVAGWYVFLHQLSPSAKTAAYVADKLLALDKKEQAKEVLTLGLKDGSSAAGVEESDVKACQAKLDELK